Part of the Micromonospora inyonensis genome, CGCACCCTGTTCGGCCAGTGGAGCCGGAACCAGACCAGCCTTCCGGTTGCCGACCTCGCGAATCCGACCATCGTCGACGGCGTCGCCGTGTCGGCGAACACCGCGCGGAACCTGTACGACACGTTCGTGGTCGAGAACCACGGCTCGTTCGGCCCGCACTACCAGTGCGAGCTGTGGCGGACCTCCGCGCGCAACTGCGTACATTTCATGATCGCCGGGCAGCCGATGCCCGAGGTGACGAGAGCGCAACCCAACGGCGATCGGCTGTGGCGCAGCATCCTGTCGGTGATGAGTGACGCCGGCGAGCCGCTGATGCCGATGGTGAACGACCGCGAACACCTCTACGGCCGCGATGTCATCCCGCTCGCGTTCCTCGCCCAGGTGCTTGGCGACCGGAGCGCCGCCTGGGCGGAACAGGCGATGGCCGACCGGCTCGAGGCCTACCAGCAGTATCCGCCGCAGTACCGCATCACCAAGTTCTCCGGAGAGCCGAAGTACGAACCGGAGGCGCGGGCCGAGGTGGCGATCAGCTACCTGCTACACGAGTGGAGGGCGCGCAATGGCGAACCGGTTGTCCCGCTCAGCAGGGACGACGTGTTCGCGGCGGCCAGCGGCGTCACCGACTTCGGCACCGGCCCCGGCCTCCTGTCGCACCAGTCGAGGAACAGTTGGGCCGGTGCGGTCAGCAGAGCCGGCTATGTCAAGTTCGCCTGGCAGCCCGCCCACGACGACTGGTTGTTCCGTATCAGCGGCGCCACCCCGATGTTCCTGCCTAGCACCGCCGGCACCGTCCGCACGCGCAGCGTCGCGCTGTACACCGCGTTGCGCGACGGGTTCGACGGCAGCGCCACGGTGCTCGGCTTCGACACCGGCTGGGCCGGATTCGCCACGCTGCCCGGCGGTTCGGTCGTCTATGCCACGAGTGGGGTCGCGGCCGGGGAGGGGCACCTCGAGGTCTACAACCTCACCATGCCGGGCGTCGCCGGCCTGGACGGCAGCCGGACCTACACCGCCGCAGAAGGAACGGTCACCGTCGCGTCGCAGGATTCGGGCGGTGCGACCCCACCACCGGGGGTTGCCCGCGTCGACACGGTCACCTTCCCCACGACGACCGCGCAGTGGGTTCGGATGCTCGGCGTCCAACCGGATCCGACCTATGGCTACTCGATCTTCGAATTCGAGGTGCGCGACGGCGAGACCGGCCCGAACCTGACGCTCGGTAAGCCCACCACCGCGTCGTCCGCCGACACGGGGCGCGGCGCCGCCCTCGCCACCGACGGCACCATGACCACGCGCTGGGCGGTGTCCCGCGCCGACCGGCCGCGTGCCGAGAGTTGGCTCGCCGTCGACCTCGGCGGGCCCAGCACCTTCGATCGGGCGGTCATCTACTGGGAAGCCGCCTCCGGACGCCGTTACCGCGTACAGGTCTCCGACGACGGCGTCACCTGGCGCGACGTCGCCACGTACCCGCAGCCGAACCTCTCGAGCACCGGCGGTTGGCTCGACATCGACGGCCGCGCCAGCCTGGTGGTGCGGGGCCCGGTCAATCCGATCACCGTCGCCGGCAACGTCATCACCCTGTCCGACGGGCCCGCCGCACCGCTGCTCGTGGAGGGCCACCCCCGGCTCGATCCCGGCCGGACGCGGGCGGTGGCCGCGCAGCCCGCCCCGGCAACATCGCAGGCATCGGTACGGGCCAGCACCACCGAGGGCCATCTGAGCCTGTTCAACCTGTCGGGCTCCGCCGCCACCGCAACCGTCTCGTTGCCGCAGTCGCGGACGAGCGTCCAGCTGTACGCGGGAGCCCAGACGGTCACCGCGACCGGCACCGACTACGCCGCCGTCCTGGAGGCGTCGAGCGCCGAGGTGCGGGCGCCACGGTTCACGATGCGGACAGCCGGCGGGGGCGAGCTGCCGGTGGGCCTGCACGCCGAGGTGATCGACGGGCAACGCCTCCGGCTCAGTGGCCCGGCCTGCCAGGTGCGCGTCAGCTCGGCGGCCGCACCGGGCGACACGGTCGTGGTCGTCGACGCGCAGCCGCGTGAGATCGTGCTACCGGACGCGCCGGCGTACCCGCTCACCAACCTGGCGCTCGGCCGAGTCACCTTCCCGACCAGTCCGCTGCCGCCGGGGATGTCCGATCCCGGCGCGGCCGTGGATGGCCGACCGGAGACCGCTTGGACGCCGGGGGTGGACGGACGGATGGTCGTCGACCTCGGCGAGCAGCAGGCGCTCGGGAGCATCGAGCTGGACTGGAACGGCGATCGATCACCAACCGTGGACGTGGCGACCAGCACCGACGGCACCACCTACACCCACGCGGTACGACTGCCCGCCGGGCGCGATTCGGCGCTGCTCACTGGCGCAGCCCGCTACGTCGCGGTACGGGTCGCCGGTTGGCGGCCGGGTGATCCCTCGCTCCGCGGCCTGGTGATTTCGGCGACGTAGGGCGATTCCTGCCCTAGCCGAGGAAGGCGTGCACCCGGTCCCAGAGCCGGTCGGCGTCGGCCGGCGCGTACCCGGGCACGTCGGGATCGGTGAAGAAGTGGTCGGTGCCCGGATAGCGGTGCACCTCGACCTCAGCCCCGGCCGTGGCCATCGCCCGCCGCCAGGCGTCCACCTCGGCGGGCGGATCGTACGCGTCGGGGTCGGCGATGTGCAGCTGTACGGGCAGGCCGGCGCGGACCACCTCGGGCGAGCCACCGGTGCCGTGCAGGAGCAGCAACCCGGCACTGGCGGGCCGGTCGGCCAGCAGGGCCCCCGCCACCCCGGCTCCCATGGAGAGCCCGGCCAGCACCGTGTCGGGTGGCAGGTCCGCCACGGCGGCGCGGGCCCGCGCCAGGACGGTCCCGGTGCCGATCCGGCCGAACAGCGCGAAGCCCTCCTCGATGGTGTCGACGGCGGGCACCTCGTACAGATCAGGGGTGACGACCCGGTGCCCGGCGGCGCGGAGCCGGTCGGCGGCGGCCAGGACCGCCGGGCGGAGACCGTACACGGAGTGGAAGAGCAAGATGTGCCGCATCAGGTCATCGTGCCCCGCGCCCCGGCGGTCGCGCCGACAGCCAACCGCGACGCGCCGGCATTCCCGCCCGGTCCAGATCGTCCGTCGATGCCGACCAGCCTCTGGACGTCAACCGGCTTGACGTCACGGGTGGTCCGGGTCCAGGCCGCGCTCGCGCAGCAGCGCGTCCAGCTTGGCCTCGATGCGCTCGTCTGACTCCCGGGACTGCGAGGAGCCCCAGTAGTAGAAGAGGGCCAGCCCGGCCGCCTGCCAGATCAGCTGGAGAAACTCGCTCTGCCAGTTCTCGAAGGTACTCGCGAGGAACTGGGGCAGGAACTCGCCCCAGGCGAACGACTCTCCGTGCTGACGGGCCTCGTTGCCCGCCACGGTCATCTGGAACAGGAACTGGCCGATCCAGGAGAAGACGAAGAGCGCGCCGGTGACCAGGGCGAAGCCGTACGCCCTGGGCCAGCGCGGTTTCCGGAAGGGCGGGTCCTTCCGGCGGGTGTCACCCGGACGGCCCATCGGGGTCGACCGGTCCGTGGTCGACGCCGCGCTCTCTCCCAACATGTCTCCCCCTCCGCTGGACGACGCTGTCGTGACCACCATTGCCCCAGGTCAACCGGGCTGAAACCGACATTGGGGATGCGGCCTGCGGCCGGTGGGCCGCGTGGCGCGTCCCGTTAGGCTGGCGTCCGGGCGTGTCCCGCCGGTTCCGCCCGGCGTCCTGATGCTCGTGGAGGAACGGTGTCCGACAGCCCCCGGGCCGAACCCGACGTCGATCCACTCGGCCCGACCGTCCCGCCGGTGCGTCCGGCGGTGATGCTCGCGGCCGTCGCCGCGGGTGGCGTGGTCGGGGCGCTGGCCCGGGCCGGGGCACTGGCCGTGTTCCCGTACCGGCCCACCACCTTCCCCTGGTCGACGTTCACCGTCAACGTGCTCGGTTGCCTGCTGATCGGCGTACTGATGGTGCTGCTCACCCGGGTCTGGACGGATCGGCCGCTGCTGCGTCCGTTCCTCGGCGTCGGGGTGCTGGGCGGGTTCACCTCCTTCTCCACGTACGTGCTCGACGTGCAGCAGGCCGTCCGGGCTGGCGCGCCGGAGACGGCACTGGCCTACCTGGGTGCGACGGTGCTCACCGCGCTGGGCGCGGTCTGGCTCGGCGACGCGGCCACCGGGTGGCTGCTGGACCGGACGCGGGCGGGCGGGGCGGCCCGGTGACCATGCTGCTGGTCGCGCTCGGCGCGGCCGTCGGTGCGCCGCTGCGCTACCTGACCGACTGGGCGCTGCGGGCCCGGTTCGGCTCGGTGCTGCCCTGGGGGACACTCGCCGTGAACGTGGCCGGTTCGTTGCTGCTCGGCGTGGTACTCGCGGTGCCGGTCGGTCCGGCGGCGACCGCCGCGCTCGGCACCGGCCTCTGTGGTGCGCTGACCACCTGGTCCACGCTCTCGTACGAGACGCTGCGTCTGGGTCGCGACGGCCGGCGGGGGGCCGCGCTGGCCACCGTGCTGCTCAACGTGACCGCCGGACTCGGCGCGGCCTGGACGGGCCTGCTCCTGGCCCGGCTGGTCGCCGGTTGACGCGGGCCTCGCGTCGGCCCACTGTTGCCGCCCGTGCCCGCCGGGAATTCCGTTGCGGGCCGCGCCGGTGTGCCACCGAGGACGACCTCTCACTCGCCCTCGACGTCGGGTTCCGCCCGGCCGGGCCGTTCCGGGTCTGGCTGCGACCGGGAACCTGACCGAAACCGGGCACGTCGCTCGCCGGACCGGTGTGGACGGTCCGGCGGCGCCCGGTGGACGGTCGTCAGGTTCCGTCCCGGTCGCCCGGCGGGCCCGCCGCGGGCAATGTGCTGCGGTAGGGCGGCATGAAGCGCAGCCG contains:
- a CDS encoding discoidin domain-containing protein; translation: MTSVPGSVPFTSRVNRRRFLQMAATAGALAVVSVAPSGPHPELLADDAVARTYHRVLLRHTRWAETQWDATAGHYRATNFSFAVVLGNALVLTRGTYDEALAGIDAETLKAHTVATLSHFAASNRLTGGTEWGKTLYFDSTFQLYFQLAGRLLWDDLDATTRANLDQLAQLQAAYTASLGTGDDPRSPGWTTNGLAGGWVGDTKLEEMGVHAQSLAPGLAWAPDAPDAASWRTLFGQWSRNQTSLPVADLANPTIVDGVAVSANTARNLYDTFVVENHGSFGPHYQCELWRTSARNCVHFMIAGQPMPEVTRAQPNGDRLWRSILSVMSDAGEPLMPMVNDREHLYGRDVIPLAFLAQVLGDRSAAWAEQAMADRLEAYQQYPPQYRITKFSGEPKYEPEARAEVAISYLLHEWRARNGEPVVPLSRDDVFAAASGVTDFGTGPGLLSHQSRNSWAGAVSRAGYVKFAWQPAHDDWLFRISGATPMFLPSTAGTVRTRSVALYTALRDGFDGSATVLGFDTGWAGFATLPGGSVVYATSGVAAGEGHLEVYNLTMPGVAGLDGSRTYTAAEGTVTVASQDSGGATPPPGVARVDTVTFPTTTAQWVRMLGVQPDPTYGYSIFEFEVRDGETGPNLTLGKPTTASSADTGRGAALATDGTMTTRWAVSRADRPRAESWLAVDLGGPSTFDRAVIYWEAASGRRYRVQVSDDGVTWRDVATYPQPNLSSTGGWLDIDGRASLVVRGPVNPITVAGNVITLSDGPAAPLLVEGHPRLDPGRTRAVAAQPAPATSQASVRASTTEGHLSLFNLSGSAATATVSLPQSRTSVQLYAGAQTVTATGTDYAAVLEASSAEVRAPRFTMRTAGGGELPVGLHAEVIDGQRLRLSGPACQVRVSSAAAPGDTVVVVDAQPREIVLPDAPAYPLTNLALGRVTFPTSPLPPGMSDPGAAVDGRPETAWTPGVDGRMVVDLGEQQALGSIELDWNGDRSPTVDVATSTDGTTYTHAVRLPAGRDSALLTGAARYVAVRVAGWRPGDPSLRGLVISAT
- a CDS encoding fluoride efflux transporter FluC translates to MTMLLVALGAAVGAPLRYLTDWALRARFGSVLPWGTLAVNVAGSLLLGVVLAVPVGPAATAALGTGLCGALTTWSTLSYETLRLGRDGRRGAALATVLLNVTAGLGAAWTGLLLARLVAG
- a CDS encoding DUF6766 family protein — its product is MLGESAASTTDRSTPMGRPGDTRRKDPPFRKPRWPRAYGFALVTGALFVFSWIGQFLFQMTVAGNEARQHGESFAWGEFLPQFLASTFENWQSEFLQLIWQAAGLALFYYWGSSQSRESDERIEAKLDALLRERGLDPDHP
- a CDS encoding dienelactone hydrolase family protein, yielding MRHILLFHSVYGLRPAVLAAADRLRAAGHRVVTPDLYEVPAVDTIEEGFALFGRIGTGTVLARARAAVADLPPDTVLAGLSMGAGVAGALLADRPASAGLLLLHGTGGSPEVVRAGLPVQLHIADPDAYDPPAEVDAWRRAMATAGAEVEVHRYPGTDHFFTDPDVPGYAPADADRLWDRVHAFLG
- a CDS encoding fluoride efflux transporter FluC, which translates into the protein MSDSPRAEPDVDPLGPTVPPVRPAVMLAAVAAGGVVGALARAGALAVFPYRPTTFPWSTFTVNVLGCLLIGVLMVLLTRVWTDRPLLRPFLGVGVLGGFTSFSTYVLDVQQAVRAGAPETALAYLGATVLTALGAVWLGDAATGWLLDRTRAGGAAR